A region from the Deltaproteobacteria bacterium genome encodes:
- a CDS encoding FAD-dependent oxidoreductase, producing the protein MNSEHSDKSFWLATYGPYVPNPAVQGDIKVDVAIIGGGFTGLSTAYHLRKDNPGMAVAVLEGEIIGYGASGRNGGFSMTLFGLEPAITKLLFGQQRTIEAHRYMERAVDYVNTLVKEHHIQSDYWFPGFLRTATTPAHVKRIQRDLKILSDMGIRGIEWWEAERVRAEVNSPGFLGAWWEPRCGLMNPAKQVRELKRVAQQFGAAVYEHTPVTGITRAAQFTLTTPGGQVTADKIVFATNAYSHLIPELRSKQVPVFTHMVVTAPLTPEQRADIGWKNRQGLEDARNLVHYFRLTADNRLAMGGRDVTLAYGRNMDHDLNAQTFAELEQDVVRMFPGLKGVQFTHRWGGPVSVPLRMVPAMGFLGDQRALYSLGCIGHGVSLTHLNGWTLADLVLEKKTELSDVWFVNRRLIPWPPEPLRFVVSQAVRGYLRLEDRVFERHLLQ; encoded by the coding sequence ATGAACTCCGAGCACAGCGACAAGTCCTTTTGGCTCGCCACCTACGGCCCTTATGTACCCAATCCTGCAGTGCAGGGTGACATCAAGGTGGACGTCGCGATCATCGGCGGTGGGTTCACCGGCTTGTCGACGGCGTACCACTTGCGCAAGGACAACCCGGGCATGGCGGTGGCCGTGCTCGAGGGCGAGATCATCGGCTACGGCGCCAGCGGCCGCAACGGCGGATTTTCCATGACGCTGTTCGGGCTCGAACCCGCGATCACCAAATTGCTCTTCGGCCAACAGCGCACCATTGAAGCGCACCGCTACATGGAGCGCGCCGTCGACTACGTCAATACGCTGGTCAAAGAGCACCACATCCAATCGGACTACTGGTTTCCCGGCTTTCTCCGCACGGCCACCACGCCGGCGCACGTCAAGCGCATCCAGCGCGATCTCAAGATTCTCTCCGACATGGGTATTCGCGGCATCGAATGGTGGGAGGCAGAGCGCGTGCGCGCCGAGGTGAATTCGCCGGGATTTCTAGGAGCGTGGTGGGAGCCGCGCTGCGGGCTGATGAACCCGGCCAAACAAGTGCGCGAGCTGAAACGAGTCGCGCAGCAATTCGGGGCGGCGGTGTATGAACACACACCGGTCACCGGTATCACCCGTGCCGCCCAGTTCACGCTCACCACCCCCGGGGGCCAGGTCACGGCCGACAAGATCGTGTTCGCGACCAACGCCTACTCGCATCTGATCCCCGAGTTGCGCTCCAAGCAGGTGCCGGTATTCACCCACATGGTGGTCACCGCCCCGCTCACCCCGGAGCAGCGAGCCGACATCGGCTGGAAGAACCGCCAAGGCTTGGAGGACGCGCGCAACTTGGTGCACTACTTCCGGCTCACCGCCGACAATCGCTTGGCCATGGGAGGGCGCGACGTCACCTTGGCCTATGGGCGCAACATGGATCACGACCTCAACGCCCAGACCTTCGCCGAATTGGAGCAAGATGTCGTGCGCATGTTCCCGGGGCTCAAGGGCGTGCAGTTCACGCACCGCTGGGGCGGTCCGGTCTCCGTGCCGCTGCGGATGGTGCCGGCGATGGGCTTCTTGGGTGATCAGCGCGCGCTCTACAGCCTCGGCTGTATCGGGCACGGCGTCTCGCTCACGCACCTCAACGGCTGGACTCTGGCCGACCTGGTGCTGGAGAAGAAGACCGAGCTCAGTGACGTTTGGTTCGTCAATCGCCGCCTGATCCCGTGGCCGCCCGAGCCGCTGCGCTTCGTGGTCAGCCAAG